In a single window of the Candidatus Binatia bacterium genome:
- a CDS encoding RidA family protein, whose translation MSFELLNPSGLERPVGYAHVAKVTSGKIVFVAGQAPFDSAGAVVGKGDFVAQFRQVMHNLKLAVEGAGGTPTQFAVLTMYLTDLPAYLANKKALGAAYREVFGKYFPAITLVEVKSLYHPDCMVEISGVAVID comes from the coding sequence ATGTCCTTTGAACTGCTGAACCCTTCCGGTCTGGAGCGGCCAGTCGGTTACGCGCATGTGGCCAAGGTCACATCCGGTAAAATTGTCTTTGTCGCCGGACAGGCGCCGTTCGATTCCGCCGGGGCGGTCGTCGGCAAAGGCGACTTTGTCGCGCAATTCCGCCAGGTCATGCATAACCTCAAGCTGGCCGTGGAAGGCGCGGGCGGCACGCCTACACAGTTCGCCGTCCTGACGATGTATTTGACCGATCTACCTGCCTATCTCGCCAACAAGAAAGCGCTCGGCGCCGCCTACCGGGAAGTCTTCGGTAAGTATTTCCCCGCTATAACGCTGGTCGAGGTCAAGAGCCTATACCATCCAGACTGCATGGTAGAAATTTCCGGAGTCGCCGTCATCGACTGA
- the rpoZ gene encoding DNA-directed RNA polymerase subunit omega, translating to MARITVEDCLEKVQSRFELVMLASRRARQLFKGAKPLIESNNREVVVALREIAAGEVKKASKDLKLA from the coding sequence ATGGCCCGTATTACCGTGGAGGATTGTTTGGAAAAGGTTCAGAGCCGCTTCGAGTTGGTGATGTTGGCCTCTCGGCGGGCTAGGCAGCTTTTTAAAGGCGCCAAGCCCTTGATCGAAAGCAACAACCGCGAGGTGGTTGTGGCTTTGCGAGAGATTGCCGCGGGAGAAGTAAAGAAGGCTTCGAAAGATCTCAAGCTGGCATAA
- a CDS encoding RNA polymerase factor sigma-32, translating into MAKRKDDREEKAFPDEIDLQKKIDLTDEDKSPSKDLVPFEPLQRYLAEIRRYPLLSREEEHRLAVEYKEYGNIEAAYKLVTSNLRLVVMIAREYQKAFRNLLDLIQEGNIGLMEAVKNFDPYRGIRFPSYAVWWVRAYIIRYIINDWRMVKIGTTQAQRKLFFNLQKEKEKLEAEGFIPGPKLLAQRLNVKEGEVVEMEQRLGNRDLSTDVPVGEDGEATLLHFLPDNKETPEERVAAAEYRQVLGEKIEEFAGGLKDKELVIFRERLLNEEPLTLREIGERYGISRERVRQIEDRLKKKLKEYLSREFKDIKDTVVGAN; encoded by the coding sequence ATGGCTAAGCGGAAGGACGATCGCGAAGAGAAGGCCTTTCCAGACGAGATCGATCTGCAAAAAAAGATCGATCTCACGGACGAAGATAAATCTCCCTCCAAAGATCTTGTCCCCTTTGAGCCGCTCCAGAGATATCTGGCGGAGATCCGCCGGTATCCGTTGTTGAGCCGTGAGGAAGAGCATCGGCTGGCGGTCGAATACAAAGAGTACGGCAACATCGAAGCCGCCTACAAACTCGTCACCTCGAATTTACGGCTGGTGGTGATGATCGCGCGGGAGTATCAGAAGGCCTTCCGTAATCTTCTGGATCTCATTCAGGAGGGCAACATCGGACTCATGGAGGCGGTCAAAAATTTCGATCCCTATCGCGGCATCCGTTTCCCATCTTACGCCGTGTGGTGGGTCCGGGCGTACATCATTCGCTACATCATCAACGACTGGCGCATGGTCAAGATCGGGACGACGCAGGCGCAGCGAAAACTCTTTTTCAATCTGCAAAAGGAAAAGGAAAAGCTCGAGGCCGAAGGCTTTATTCCGGGTCCGAAGCTCCTGGCGCAGCGCTTGAACGTGAAAGAAGGCGAAGTCGTGGAGATGGAACAAAGGCTCGGCAACCGCGACCTATCCACGGACGTTCCGGTGGGTGAGGACGGGGAAGCCACCTTGCTTCATTTTTTGCCGGACAATAAGGAGACGCCGGAAGAGCGCGTCGCGGCCGCCGAGTACCGCCAGGTTCTCGGCGAGAAGATCGAGGAATTCGCCGGCGGACTAAAAGATAAAGAATTGGTCATATTCCGCGAGCGGCTTTTGAACGAGGAGCCGCTGACGCTCAGGGAAATCGGCGAGCGATACGGCATCAGCCGGGAGCGCGTGCGGCAAATCGAAGACCGGTTGAAGAAAAAACTCAAAGAATATCTAAGCCGTGAATTCAAAGACATCAAGGACACCGTTGTCGGCGCTAACTAG
- a CDS encoding SRPBCC domain-containing protein — MQFQREIEIKNSKERVWQFLWDVDRFIACVPGCRDAATVEAGKRYTATMSERVGPFRVEFPMRIDVLESRELSYIKAQATGNDSKIGSRMKVDLEVRLAGNGEKTTMSLITAVDIVGKLATLGHSIIKRRADQVMDEFAQAVKQKLEGTA; from the coding sequence TTGCAATTTCAACGGGAGATCGAGATTAAAAACTCGAAAGAGCGAGTGTGGCAGTTTCTCTGGGACGTCGACCGCTTTATCGCTTGTGTCCCGGGATGCCGCGACGCCGCCACGGTGGAAGCGGGGAAGCGCTACACCGCGACCATGTCGGAAAGGGTCGGCCCTTTTCGGGTCGAGTTCCCGATGCGGATCGATGTGCTCGAAAGCCGGGAGCTTTCGTACATCAAGGCGCAGGCCACGGGAAACGACAGCAAAATCGGGAGCCGCATGAAGGTCGATCTTGAAGTCCGTCTGGCCGGCAACGGAGAAAAGACGACGATGTCTTTGATTACGGCGGTGGATATCGTCGGCAAGCTGGCGACTTTGGGCCACAGCATCATCAAGCGGAGAGCGGATCAGGTGATGGATGAATTCGCTCAGGCAGTGAAGCAGAAATTGGAAGGAACCGCCTAG
- a CDS encoding xanthine dehydrogenase family protein subunit M encodes MLRRFRLEEPETVQEASQLLARHGEAARIYAGGTELLLVMKEGLAHYERLVNVKKIPHLDEVKLTDGFVSIGALSTHRQLLFSPVVRRHLPAFAGMEANVANIRVREVGTIGGNLCFAEPHADPGTLLLALGAKVIAAKNTGQREILIEKFFVDAYETCLEPDELLTEIRVPRLPARSGVAYLKFGYLERPSVGVALFLSLDGNGKSVGDARIAVGCVGPTARRIQEAESLLEGKSVDEASRLIAEAGAAAARASQAISDLHGSQDYKEHIVGVLLKRAFRQAVEQCRQRVEG; translated from the coding sequence ATGTTGCGGCGGTTTCGCCTGGAAGAGCCGGAGACCGTCCAGGAAGCGTCTCAACTGCTCGCCCGCCATGGAGAAGCGGCCCGCATCTATGCCGGCGGCACCGAACTGCTGCTCGTGATGAAAGAGGGGCTCGCCCACTACGAGCGCCTTGTCAACGTCAAAAAAATCCCCCATCTGGACGAGGTGAAGCTCACCGACGGTTTTGTTTCGATCGGCGCGCTCTCCACTCATAGACAACTTTTATTCTCTCCCGTGGTGCGGCGGCATCTTCCCGCTTTTGCCGGCATGGAGGCCAACGTGGCCAACATTCGCGTCCGCGAAGTCGGAACCATCGGCGGCAATCTTTGCTTCGCCGAGCCGCATGCCGACCCGGGGACTCTTCTGTTGGCTTTAGGCGCGAAGGTCATCGCGGCGAAGAATACCGGGCAGCGGGAGATCCTGATCGAGAAATTTTTCGTCGACGCTTATGAAACCTGCCTCGAACCCGACGAACTCCTCACCGAAATCCGCGTGCCGCGACTTCCTGCCCGCTCCGGAGTCGCTTACTTGAAATTCGGCTATCTCGAGCGTCCCAGTGTAGGCGTGGCTCTATTCTTGTCTCTGGATGGAAACGGGAAATCGGTCGGCGACGCGCGCATCGCCGTCGGCTGTGTGGGACCTACGGCGAGGCGGATTCAAGAAGCCGAGTCGCTGCTAGAGGGGAAATCCGTCGATGAAGCATCTCGTCTAATCGCCGAAGCCGGCGCCGCCGCCGCGCGCGCCAGCCAGGCGATCAGCGATCTCCACGGATCGCAGGATTATAAGGAGCATATCG